The Desulfonatronum sp. SC1 DNA window TAACCGTAGGGGCAGGCCTCGCGCCTGCCCTGGCTCTACGCAATTACATGAAATGCCAGAGCATATTACTGCTGCTCCGCGTTGCCGCGCCCATCCAAGGCGGCCGCCAGGGCCGCCCCTACGACGGTTGCCTGACCTGAAAACGATCCAGAAAGATGCGCGTCCCGCCGCCGGACTCCAGGGCGTTTTTCAGATTATCCGGGCTGGTGATGATCACCTCCTTGCCTCCCTTGACCAGAAAATCAATGGCCGCCGCGATCTTCGGCCCCATGCTTCCGGGAGGGAAATGACCCTGGGCTAGGTAGGTCCGCATATCCTCCACCGTGACGTCGTCCAGGTCCGTTTGGTCCGGAGTTCCGTAGTTGAGGCTGACCTTGGGCACGGCCGTGGAAACCACCAGCAGATCCGCGCCCAGGGCCGTGGCCAGCAGGCCGGTGGCCAGATCCTTGTCAATGACCGCGGCCACTCCGCGCAGCTCTCCGTCCTCGCCGCGAACCACCGGCACCCCTCCGCCTCCCACGGCCACCACGTTGAAGCCCTGTTCCAGCAAGGATCGGATCACGGGCAATTCAACGATCTCCAGCGGCCTGGGGCTGGGTACGACCCGCCGCCATCCCCGGCCCTGGTCCG harbors:
- a CDS encoding carbamate kinase, whose product is MPNSNLVVIAVGGNSLISEKEKVSVEDQYEAIRETVRHVADVIEAGRQVCVTHGNGPQVGFILRRSEIARKVAGMHPVPLSSCVADTQGAIGWQIQQALSNELRRRGLGATNRGMAVSVVTQVLVDVDDPAFADPDKFVGEIFQEADLPVLREEYPHWVLKPDQGRGWRRVVPSPRPLEIVELPVIRSLLEQGFNVVAVGGGGVPVVRGEDGELRGVAAVIDKDLATGLLATALGADLLVVSTAVPKVSLNYGTPDQTDLDDVTVEDMRTYLAQGHFPPGSMGPKIAAAIDFLVKGGKEVIITSPDNLKNALESGGGTRIFLDRFQVRQPS